The following coding sequences are from one Triticum dicoccoides isolate Atlit2015 ecotype Zavitan chromosome 4A, WEW_v2.0, whole genome shotgun sequence window:
- the LOC119289089 gene encoding B3 domain-containing protein Os03g0619600-like, which produces MNNSCQGCKRYWNHLHGKVTCFVRRMSKSSRHCMVIPERFAKHFAGKMPRTVKLEGPNGILYDVGVTEHRNRKVIQSGWEVFVDANDIVQKDSLMFRYRGSSRFKVAVFDSSGCEKTVPCFGIGSSMSDQPITNSTGMSGSSSDRNTHSSMGQQSDGCQSESSGHCRKLAWTDAASSPSEDLPGEDSPYEHESSGSDDHTLPKMISTVRIKEEQCSDASGRSDGCHSGSTRKTAVISTPSAESGPPKDKYVLSSRSNLADAQKEKIDKLLQDVQSRTLAFVAIMRKSNVQPPYPSLTIMKEYAVAHFPHESASVILQRPGENKRWYPRFYEGNDSIHKIRGEWLDFVCDNSVEEGDICIFVPAKGGGRFTFTVHLLRAESKAHAGHFVPPYMLSQMSFLSPLQQSIVEDKAEAIQLEAHLYVAIMNKTNVGVKGHYSLEFGAKYAAVYLPKEERTILLQRKGEEWQTQMHIRNGRRRVLEGGWHKFVSDNRLRVGDICLFELKRNRRKLTMIVHIISRDQC; this is translated from the exons ATGAACAATTCGTGCCAGGGCTGCAAGAGATACTGGAACCATCTACATGGGAAGGTCACTTGTTTCGTCAGGCGGATGAGCAAAAGTTCAAGACATTGCATG GTCATACCAGAGAGGTTTGCAAAGCATTTCGCAGGGAAAATGCCACGGACCGTCAAACTAGAAGGCCCTAATGGCATTCTGTATGATGTTGGAGTTACTGAGCACAGGAATAGAAAAGTCATCCAATCTGGATGGGAGGTGTTTGTTGATGCCAATGACATAGTACAGAAAGACTCATTGATGTTCCGATACCGTGGAAGTTCTCGCTTCAAGGTTGCGGTCTTTGATTCTAGTGGTTGTGAGAAAACTGTGCCCTGTTTTGGCATAGGGAGCTCTATGAGTGATCAACCAATCACAAATTCTACAGGAATGTCAGGCAGTTCCAGCGACCGTAATACTCACTCGTCAATGGGTCAGCAATCAGATGGATGCCAAAGTGAAAGCTCAGGACATTGTAGAAAACTGGCCTGGACAGACGCAGCATCGTCTCCATCTGAGGATTTGCCAG GAGAAGACAGTCCTTACGAGCATGAGTCTTCAGGATCGGATGATCACACACTCCCAAAGATGATCTCAACAGTGCGTATTAAGGAGGAGCAATGTTCTGATG CAAGTGGAAGATCAGACGGATGCCACAGTGGGAGTACTAGAAAGACAGCTGTTATATCCACTCCATCTGCGGAGTCAG GACCTCCAAAGGATAAGTATGTGTTGTCAAGTAGGAGTAATTTGGCTGATGCACAAAAAGAGAAAATAGATAAGCTTCTCCAGGACGTTCAATCCAGAACTCTTGCATTCGTGGCTATCATGAGGAAGTCCAATGTCCAACCACCGTATCCTTCTCTG ACCATCATGAAGGAATACGCAGTTGCACACTTTCCCCATGAAAGTGCATCTGTCATACTTCAGAGGCCGGGCGAGAACAAAAGGTGGTACCCCAGGTTCTACGAGGGGAATGATAGTATTCACAAGATTAGGGGGGAGTGGTTAGACTTTGTTTGTGACAATAGTGTGGAGGAGGGAGATATCTGCATCTTTGTACCAGCAAAGGGTGGGGGAAGGTTCACATTTACGGTTCATCTACTTCGCGCAGAAAGCAAGGCGCACGCAGGTCATTTTGTGCCGCCCTACATGCTGTCACAAATGAGCTTTCTGTCTCCATTGCAACAGAGCATAGTTGAAGATAAAGCGGAAGCCATCCAACTCGAAGCACATCTGTATGTGGCAATCATGAACAAAACAAATGTTGGTGTCAAAGGGCATTACAGCCTG GAGTTTGGTGCAAAATATGCTGCTGTGTATCTTCCAAAGGAAGAGCGAACTATTTTGCTCCAGCGTAAGGGGGAGGAATGGCAAACTCAGATGCATATTCGGAATGGTAGGAGGCGTGTCCTTGAAGGAGGTTGGCACAAATTTGTCAGTGACAACCGTCTGCGAGTTGGTGATATCTGTCTGTTTGAGCTGAAGCGGAACCGGAGGAAGCTTACCATGATTGTCCATATCATTTCCCGTGATCAGTGTTAG